The Thermodesulfobacteriota bacterium genome includes a window with the following:
- the bioA gene encoding adenosylmethionine--8-amino-7-oxononanoate transaminase — MSDRTKKLGSYDKEFIWHPFTQMKEYEEKDPVVIEGGEGAYLIDSEGNKYIDGVSSLWVNIHGHKVPEIDNAIKNQVDKLSHSTLLGVTNPPAAELAKELIEICPEGLKKVFYSGDGASAVEVALKMAFQYWKHKDKPEKVKFVYLENGYHGDTLGAVSVGGIDLFHSTFKPLLFESYRAPSYYCYRCPLNKTYPSCDTACATELDKILSEHHEEIAAVIMEPYVQAAGGMIVSPEGYLAKVRESCNKHDVLLILDEVATGFGRTGKMFACEHEDVTPDMLVLGKGLTGGYLPLSATITTQEVYDAFLGDYEDFKTFFHGHSYAGNPVSCAASMGNLEAFENYNTLSELKEKIEYLEDELKEFSGLKHVGNVRNKGFMVGIELVEDKETKEPYAPEQKMGWQVADNAMEDGVLLRPLGNVVVLMPPVGIPMEDLKKLVQVTYNSIKKATEAP, encoded by the coding sequence ATGTCTGATAGAACAAAAAAATTAGGTTCATATGATAAAGAATTCATCTGGCACCCATTTACGCAGATGAAAGAGTATGAGGAAAAGGACCCAGTTGTTATTGAAGGCGGCGAAGGGGCCTATCTGATCGACTCTGAAGGAAATAAGTATATAGACGGAGTGTCCTCACTCTGGGTTAATATTCATGGTCACAAGGTTCCTGAAATTGATAACGCAATTAAAAACCAGGTAGATAAGCTTAGCCATAGTACTCTTTTGGGTGTTACAAACCCACCGGCCGCAGAGCTTGCCAAAGAGCTAATAGAGATCTGTCCTGAGGGATTAAAAAAAGTATTTTATTCAGGCGACGGGGCAAGCGCAGTGGAAGTTGCACTTAAGATGGCCTTTCAGTACTGGAAACATAAAGACAAGCCAGAAAAAGTTAAGTTTGTATATCTAGAGAACGGATATCATGGAGACACCCTAGGCGCAGTTTCAGTGGGTGGTATTGATTTATTCCATTCAACTTTTAAGCCGCTACTCTTTGAGTCCTACCGTGCGCCTTCTTATTACTGCTACAGGTGTCCGCTAAATAAAACATATCCTTCTTGCGATACGGCATGCGCCACAGAGCTTGATAAAATTCTATCAGAACACCACGAAGAAATTGCGGCTGTGATAATGGAGCCATATGTTCAGGCAGCGGGTGGTATGATTGTTTCACCAGAGGGCTACCTAGCTAAAGTAAGGGAATCATGCAATAAGCACGATGTGCTTTTAATCTTGGATGAAGTAGCCACAGGATTTGGCAGAACGGGTAAGATGTTTGCTTGCGAGCATGAGGACGTAACCCCCGATATGCTTGTTCTTGGAAAGGGTTTAACCGGCGGATATTTGCCGCTATCAGCGACTATTACTACCCAAGAAGTTTATGATGCTTTCTTAGGTGACTATGAGGACTTTAAAACATTTTTTCATGGCCACAGTTATGCCGGAAACCCGGTATCGTGCGCTGCCTCCATGGGCAATTTAGAGGCCTTTGAGAACTACAACACACTATCAGAATTAAAAGAAAAGATCGAATACTTAGAAGATGAATTAAAAGAGTTTAGCGGCTTAAAACACGTTGGTAATGTGCGCAACAAAGGGTTTATGGTGGGAATCGAGCTTGTAGAGGATAAAGAGACCAAAGAACCCTATGCGCCAGAGCAAAAAATGGGCTGGCAGGTTGCCGATAATGCTATGGAAGACGGAGTGTTGCTTCGCCCGCTTGGAAATGTGGTAGTTCTTATGCCTCCTGTAGGAATTCCAATGGAAGACCTTAAAAAATTAGTACAAGTTACTTACAACTCCATCAAAAAAGCCACGGAAGCTCCATAA
- the bioB gene encoding biotin synthase BioB: MVISLLNTLSDKLLNKEEPITFEEALALTELSKAEVPDLISLARKVTLKYKGDGVFLRSIISAQTGNCPEDCSFCSQSAHFDTEVTAHPLMAKEKILLAAKQSEKMGAMDFCIVISAKGPTPRIFKQVLEAVDLLREETNLKIGCSLGDLKEEQAYELKEHGVWRYNHNLETCKSFFPKVCSTHSYEDRYKTAELVKEVGMNLCCGGILGMGETVRQRLELAFELRELGPSWVPINFINPRPGTPFEKMETVSPFEAVRTISIFRLILPDKILMTAGGREVTLRDLQAMGLVAGANAMILGNYLTTPGRTPEEDLRMLDDLEMPVRTDVN, encoded by the coding sequence ATTGTCATTTCATTACTAAATACGCTTTCTGACAAACTTTTAAACAAAGAAGAACCAATTACATTTGAAGAAGCGCTAGCACTTACAGAGCTTTCAAAGGCTGAGGTTCCTGATCTTATTTCACTTGCGAGAAAAGTTACTTTAAAATACAAGGGCGATGGAGTATTCCTGCGCTCAATCATCAGCGCTCAGACCGGTAATTGTCCTGAAGACTGCTCATTTTGCTCGCAATCAGCTCATTTTGATACTGAAGTAACTGCTCATCCGCTAATGGCAAAGGAAAAAATACTTTTAGCAGCCAAGCAGTCAGAGAAAATGGGAGCTATGGACTTTTGCATCGTAATAAGCGCCAAAGGACCTACACCTAGGATTTTTAAACAAGTTCTTGAAGCTGTTGACCTCTTACGTGAAGAGACTAATCTTAAAATCGGCTGCTCCCTTGGTGATTTGAAAGAAGAACAGGCATACGAACTAAAAGAACATGGCGTATGGCGCTATAACCACAATCTAGAAACTTGTAAGAGCTTTTTCCCAAAAGTTTGCAGTACCCACAGCTACGAGGATAGATACAAAACAGCTGAACTAGTTAAAGAAGTAGGTATGAACCTTTGCTGCGGCGGAATATTAGGGATGGGAGAAACAGTTAGACAAAGACTTGAGCTTGCCTTTGAGCTAAGAGAGCTTGGCCCAAGCTGGGTACCTATAAATTTCATTAACCCACGCCCGGGAACTCCGTTTGAAAAAATGGAGACCGTCTCTCCTTTTGAAGCTGTAAGAACCATTTCAATTTTCAGATTGATCCTTCCTGATAAGATCCTTATGACAGCGGGCGGAAGAGAAGTAACCCTCAGAGATCTTCAGGCAATGGGTCTTGTTGCAGGTGCAAATGCAATGATTCTTGGCAACTATCTAACAACACCAGGCAGAACTCCGGAAGAGGATCTTCGTATGCTGGATGACCTAGAGATGCCGGTAAGAACCGACGTGAACTAA
- a CDS encoding aldehyde dehydrogenase family protein: MATRLRKYGLFINGKEVSAKGGKTYIRENPATEEPFAQIAEAQKQDVDKAVKAAGKAFESWSKLPVSVRVKHVLNIAQALDKNKEKIALTNTLETGKPIRESRLVEVGGSIRTLEYYCGISGELNGESINVSDSQLTVTIREPIGVVGHIIPWNFPLLLSFWKIAPALIAGCTIVLKPAEHTPCGILEVAKLCSKAGLPDGVLNVIPGDGAVAGQALVEHPGVAKVAFTGSTEVGKIVMKTAADNIKRVSLELGGKAPCVVFDDVNIENCIEATLRGGFFNQGENCTAVTRLLLHENIYDKFLRSFLKRVRKIRMGDPLKDTTEIASVISSEHFESINNYIKKAKKEGGRVVAGGKRPSKYKKGYFIEPTVITNVDSKATIACEEIFGPVVAVIPFKTEEEAINIANDTVYGLAGGVWTQDLNRALRVAKRINAGYLWVNTYGGIIPETPYGGFKQSGIGKELGKDGLNMYLESKTVNIFIGEKIPPFYKG, translated from the coding sequence TTGGCTACTAGACTTAGGAAATACGGACTTTTTATAAACGGTAAAGAGGTTAGCGCTAAAGGCGGCAAGACCTATATAAGAGAAAATCCTGCCACTGAGGAGCCCTTTGCCCAGATAGCAGAAGCTCAAAAGCAAGACGTTGATAAGGCTGTTAAGGCCGCAGGCAAAGCGTTTGAGAGTTGGTCAAAGCTGCCGGTATCAGTGCGAGTAAAACACGTTCTGAACATAGCCCAGGCACTTGATAAAAACAAAGAGAAAATTGCCCTGACAAATACCCTTGAGACTGGTAAGCCTATAAGAGAAAGCAGGCTTGTGGAAGTCGGCGGCAGCATTAGAACTCTTGAGTATTACTGCGGAATCAGCGGAGAGCTTAACGGCGAGAGTATAAATGTATCAGATTCACAGCTCACTGTAACCATAAGAGAACCTATCGGGGTCGTAGGCCACATAATCCCTTGGAATTTCCCGCTTCTCTTGTCATTTTGGAAAATTGCACCTGCTCTTATCGCAGGCTGTACAATTGTGCTAAAACCGGCTGAGCATACGCCTTGCGGCATTTTAGAAGTGGCTAAACTTTGCTCTAAAGCAGGGCTGCCAGATGGAGTGCTCAATGTCATTCCTGGTGATGGCGCAGTAGCTGGGCAAGCTTTGGTTGAGCACCCCGGCGTAGCAAAAGTCGCATTCACAGGCTCCACTGAAGTCGGAAAGATTGTTATGAAAACTGCGGCTGACAATATAAAGAGAGTATCTCTTGAACTTGGCGGCAAAGCGCCATGCGTTGTATTTGATGATGTGAATATAGAAAATTGTATTGAAGCTACACTTAGAGGCGGGTTTTTCAATCAGGGAGAGAACTGCACAGCTGTTACAAGGCTATTACTTCACGAGAACATATACGATAAATTTCTGCGGTCATTCCTTAAAAGGGTTAGAAAAATCCGCATGGGAGATCCGCTTAAAGATACCACTGAGATTGCCTCAGTTATTTCCTCAGAGCATTTTGAGAGCATCAACAATTATATAAAGAAAGCTAAAAAAGAGGGCGGAAGGGTGGTTGCAGGCGGAAAAAGGCCAAGTAAATACAAAAAGGGCTATTTTATAGAGCCCACTGTGATTACAAATGTTGATTCTAAAGCAACCATAGCTTGTGAGGAGATATTTGGCCCAGTTGTGGCCGTAATACCATTTAAAACCGAAGAAGAAGCAATAAATATCGCAAATGATACCGTATACGGTCTTGCTGGCGGCGTATGGACTCAGGACTTAAATAGAGCCCTTAGGGTAGCTAAGAGAATAAACGCTGGTTATTTATGGGTAAATACATACGGCGGCATTATACCAGAGACGCCATACGGCGGGTTCAAACAAAGCGGCATAGGTAAAGAGCTCGGAAAAGATGGGCTCAATATGTATCTTGAGTCAAAAACTGTAAATATATTTATAGGGGAGAAAATACCGCCTTTTTATAAAGGCTAG